CGCAGCCGGCAGCGGTTGTTCAACCAGCGGAAGATCGATCGCCCTGCCCCGACCGACCGTCATGGCCGCTTCGCGCATCTCTGTTGAGTAGCTGAACAGATCGCTTCCACTGCGGAAATAGTCCGGTGAGAAGGGTTGCAGCGGGTGTCGGTGGGTAATCCTGGCAAGGCCTCTTTCACCAACCATCTGCTGCAGACAGTCCCGTAACTCTTCGACCACCACAGAGGCCGGCATCGGCATGTTGTCACGCTGACTCTGGCCACAGTAGCTGATGATCAAACGCTGCCGGGCCGACAGCAGGGTTTCGAGAAACAGGTAGCGGTCGTCCACCCGGCGGGATCGATCCCCGTTGCGGAACTCCCGCCGCATCAGATCGAACCCCAACTCCTGTGGCTGACGTGGAAACTGGCCATCGTTCATCCCCAGCAGACAGATCACCCGGAATGGCAGGCTGCGCATCGGCGCCAGTGCGCAGATATTGACACCGCCACCCAGAAAGCCCCGCTCCATCGGCTGCTCAAACAGTTCGCTCAATCGATGTCTGACCAGTGCCAGGGAGAGGCTCACCTGGTCACACGCATCACCGGTCTCCTCCACCAGCTGCTCGATACAGGTGCGTACTCCAATCAGATCCTGCTCAGAGCCGCTCTCAACGGCAAAGAAGCGTTCGATTGTATCGCTCAGTTTTTTCTGCCACTGCTGCGGTGTCGCTGACTCGGCAAAAACCGACTCCAGTTCGAACACCGCCTCGGTGAATGCCAGCAGACCTCCCAACCACTGGCTGTCTGACCCCTCCACCGCGTCCAATGGATAGAGACCATGCCACAGGCTCTCTCCGTGATCGGCCAGGGCATAGCCCAGCATCAGTTGACGCAACCCGGCCCGCCAGGTGTTGCGATCCTCTTCCGGCAGGCCGAAATCCACTTTGTTGGCACCGTCCCGTCCCCAACGGATGGATGCCTGCTGCAACCACTGAATCACCTTTTCCAGACCCGCCTCATCGAGCCCGAAACGCGCTCTGACAGCAGCTTGTTCCAGCAGTGCAAGCAGCTCGGTGACCCCATAGCGGGAACCAGGCAGGGATAACAGACTGATCAGGCCCTCAGCGAGGGGATTACTCCGTTGGATCGAGTGATCGCTGATCCGATAGGGAATTTTCGGACGCTCACCCGGGGCGGCAAAGACCGCTTCCATCAGGGGTGCATAGCGCTCGATATCGGTTGTCATGACCAGGATCTCATCAGGCCGCAGGCCGGGCAGCTCATCCAGCGCCGCCAGCAGCTGATCATAGAGCACCTCAGCCTCGCGCATCGGACTGTGGCAGAGCTGAAAGCTGATGGAGTCGTCCGCTTCAGCGCCAGCCTCTGGTGGTTCGAGATTCAGCATCTGGTTCTGCAATCGATGCAGCAGGCTCCCATCAGGCTGCAACCTGAAGGCCTCCTCGCTGCCCGGATCCATCTCGTTTATCGCGGCGAAAAAGTCCCTCCCCTGGCGCCCCAGGGTGGCCAGCAACGGGTGTCCCAGGTCCAGATAGAGATCCTCGCCCGAAGCCGCCAGGGAGAGTCGGGCCTGCTCCTCCGGGGTGACAATCTCTGCCCAGTGAGCCTGGCACGGATTGAGCAGAAAAAGGTGTACATCGATCCAGTTGGCAAGATAGCGAATGATCTCCAGGTAGCCTGGCGAGAGTGAAGGCACACCGAAGATGCAGATCCTGGGATTGCACGCTTTGAGTGGCTTGGCCTTATCGATCGACTGAAACAGTTGTTGCTGAAAATGGACCCAGTGTCTGCTCTCCTGAGCCACCAGCTTACGCCAGAGATCCGCCTGCCAGTGATCACCGGGCACGGCAGACTCACCGGTCTGCCAGGTATGAATCCAGTCGGGGCGATAGAGCAGATATTGATCAAACAGCCGGGCCAGCTGCTGAGACAACTGAAAGCGGCGCAAATCCCCGCCATCCGAGAGATAATCCCCGATCGCGGCATATTCAGGCTGCCCGCTCAGACTGGCCAGCAGTTGGTGAATACGCCAGGCGAGATGTTTCGGTTGATAGCTGTCCTGATGGGGCACATCGGGCAGCAGCTGTTCAAACAGTTGCCAGAGAAAGTTTGCCGGCAGGGGAAACTCCAGATTGGCGCTGATCCCCAGTTGAGACGCAATCCGCTGTGAGAGCCAACGCCCCATCCCGGGATGCTGGACCACGATCTGTTCGCTCTGCAGTGGGGACAGAGCTGGGCTAGCCAGCACCTCGGCCAGCTGCCGCGCCAGAATTTCGAGTTGGTTGGATTGGTAGAGTCTCAACATGAGACCCTATTCTACCCTGGTTGGGGCTCAAATCCTGAGTCTTATTAAATCCTTGACGAATCCGCGCTCAGCTCTTGGTCAGCTGTGTTTCGCGCATACGCGCTTTCAGCTTCGGCGCCAATACCACATCCATGATCTCCAGCACCTTGTCGGGAACCGCTTCCAGGTAACTGTCAATCGCTTCCGGTTGCAGACCGGTGATCTGCCAAACCCCTTCATCGAGTTGTTCGCAAACCTCTTCATGAGGGTAACCATTAAGATCCGCATCGGCGATCGCAGCCGCAATATGCAGCAAGGAGGTCTCCAGTTGATGGGTCTTGGTGGTTGACGGCTTGTGATGGCAGGCCACCACATCGATGATGCTCTCAGGCAGTTTCCACTTCCTCAACAGAGCCTCGCCCACATCCATATGGGTAAATCCGAGAACCTCCTGTTCAGTATCCGCCAGCAGCCCATACTCACCCCCGGTGATCAGAAGAATGTCCCTGGCCTCCTGGGGTAGCTTGAGATAGATGGCGAGACGACCGATATCGTGCAGAACCCCCATCACGAAGAGCCGCTCACTGTGCAGTACGTTACAGTGACTGGCCAGCTCTCCCGCCACCACGCCGGTGGTGATGGAGTAGCGCCAATACTCCGCCATATCCACCAGATCGGCGGGTATGCCGGTGAATACCCTGGCGGCGGTGGTCGCCATCACCAGGTTGCGCAACTCTTCCGTACCGATCACCGTAATGGCCCGGGAGATGGTCTCCACCGGTGCCTGCATGCCAAAAAAAGCACTGTTTACCACTCTCAGCAGTCGAGCCGAAAGATCCGAATCCTGGGCAATCAGATCACCAAGGGTCAATGCCGAATAGTTCGGTGCATCGATCAAGCGATTCACTTTCACACAGACATCTGGTAAGGAGACCAGCTGATCAAGCTCAATCACAAGTTGTTGCGGAGTCATGCCACGCACCTCATCAGATAATTATCCAGCCAACCACAAAGCAATCAATATGCTGATTTCAAAAGGTTTAATAGATATTCTCCTAAACCAAAATGGTTTATAAACCTATCCTATATCATTAGTTAGCGACATAATGACAGGAAGCTTGATAAAGATAGTAAGAAAATTCAGGAGTATGCAGTCAAATGCCATTTTTCATTTTTAAAGTCAGAGCCGACCAGACCCTAGAGTTTCTCGATGAAGAGGAGAAGTACAAACCGGCGCGGGAGAAGGTCAGAACGCTTCGCGCCGCCCACCAGGAGGAGGATGGCGCCACCTATCGAATGGTACACGCAAAAACCATCGGCCAGGGAGAGACCTTGCTGGCACCAAGTAATAATGACGACAGAATCATTGGTGATGATTGAACAAACTGTACACCGGAAAGAGGCGCTTCACCGATGTTCACGAAA
This portion of the Candidatus Thiodiazotropha endoloripes genome encodes:
- the recC gene encoding exodeoxyribonuclease V subunit gamma, whose amino-acid sequence is MLRLYQSNQLEILARQLAEVLASPALSPLQSEQIVVQHPGMGRWLSQRIASQLGISANLEFPLPANFLWQLFEQLLPDVPHQDSYQPKHLAWRIHQLLASLSGQPEYAAIGDYLSDGGDLRRFQLSQQLARLFDQYLLYRPDWIHTWQTGESAVPGDHWQADLWRKLVAQESRHWVHFQQQLFQSIDKAKPLKACNPRICIFGVPSLSPGYLEIIRYLANWIDVHLFLLNPCQAHWAEIVTPEEQARLSLAASGEDLYLDLGHPLLATLGRQGRDFFAAINEMDPGSEEAFRLQPDGSLLHRLQNQMLNLEPPEAGAEADDSISFQLCHSPMREAEVLYDQLLAALDELPGLRPDEILVMTTDIERYAPLMEAVFAAPGERPKIPYRISDHSIQRSNPLAEGLISLLSLPGSRYGVTELLALLEQAAVRARFGLDEAGLEKVIQWLQQASIRWGRDGANKVDFGLPEEDRNTWRAGLRQLMLGYALADHGESLWHGLYPLDAVEGSDSQWLGGLLAFTEAVFELESVFAESATPQQWQKKLSDTIERFFAVESGSEQDLIGVRTCIEQLVEETGDACDQVSLSLALVRHRLSELFEQPMERGFLGGGVNICALAPMRSLPFRVICLLGMNDGQFPRQPQELGFDLMRREFRNGDRSRRVDDRYLFLETLLSARQRLIISYCGQSQRDNMPMPASVVVEELRDCLQQMVGERGLARITHRHPLQPFSPDYFRSGSDLFSYSTEMREAAMTVGRGRAIDLPLVEQPLPAAESQQVIELDQLIQFFENPQRQFARLRLGINLEAAAQLPEERERFAYDRFEQSDLEHQMVDLLLQEHRAEQLFELFDSRGLLPHGQAGRLAFEAMLDRAQSMSSRVADCQGERLEAPLAVEIPFEQNRLSGYLRTVNQSGLLAYNTAGLYPYHLVRAWIRHLVLNQLRPKGVRLETRLLEAERDGRFTPVDQPEAHLQKLMQAYQTGMQTPLPFYPGTSWQFVERYLQGDPEKAQKEAERKWFGSSHHIGDASKPYNQLLYQGHALNQQAFAETSLTLLQPLMQHLEWQ
- a CDS encoding HDOD domain-containing protein, translated to MTPQQLVIELDQLVSLPDVCVKVNRLIDAPNYSALTLGDLIAQDSDLSARLLRVVNSAFFGMQAPVETISRAITVIGTEELRNLVMATTAARVFTGIPADLVDMAEYWRYSITTGVVAGELASHCNVLHSERLFVMGVLHDIGRLAIYLKLPQEARDILLITGGEYGLLADTEQEVLGFTHMDVGEALLRKWKLPESIIDVVACHHKPSTTKTHQLETSLLHIAAAIADADLNGYPHEEVCEQLDEGVWQITGLQPEAIDSYLEAVPDKVLEIMDVVLAPKLKARMRETQLTKS